A genomic segment from Thermodesulfobacteriota bacterium encodes:
- a CDS encoding (Fe-S)-binding protein — MYDRSKCVLCGQCRDRCLYIGYEPGTGAAAWKKLVNGEPVSWLSQCITCFACNEYCPHGARPFDLILQRMEERGDYVDPQLLSMAQQMFTPRKPFTPPQAGRQALSLCTIYTTIPWAFSGSLFEGLTPLKGTHFFCNLIYPHMGNETLMRERLAPLIDRYASTGVEEIVFVHDDCYAVMTDAADRFGLKLPFKPVHLFEHLRDRLRARQADIQPLNLKVAYQRPCASRLTPWKEPLLDEIFELIGLTRVNRRYDRDNAMCCGQDMHGIQKRGDKFPAFKMENIRDARQAGAEAMVYLCPMCLDALGKPARENGLRNYMISDLCRLAVGETLPDEANQVLYG, encoded by the coding sequence ATGTACGACAGAAGCAAATGTGTTTTATGCGGCCAGTGCCGCGACCGGTGCCTGTATATTGGCTATGAACCGGGAACCGGTGCTGCTGCATGGAAAAAACTGGTCAACGGCGAACCTGTCTCCTGGCTTTCCCAATGCATTACCTGCTTTGCCTGCAACGAATATTGTCCCCACGGTGCCCGACCGTTTGACCTGATCCTGCAACGGATGGAGGAAAGAGGCGATTATGTGGATCCGCAGCTGCTTTCCATGGCGCAACAGATGTTCACGCCGAGAAAGCCGTTCACTCCTCCCCAGGCCGGTCGCCAGGCCCTGTCGCTGTGCACGATTTACACCACCATCCCCTGGGCTTTTTCCGGATCGTTGTTTGAGGGCTTGACGCCGTTGAAGGGAACCCATTTTTTCTGCAACCTGATCTACCCCCACATGGGTAACGAAACCCTGATGCGCGAACGCCTTGCGCCGCTCATCGACCGATACGCCTCAACCGGCGTCGAAGAAATCGTTTTTGTCCATGATGACTGCTATGCCGTCATGACCGACGCGGCGGACCGCTTCGGTCTGAAGCTGCCGTTTAAGCCCGTTCATCTGTTCGAGCATCTCCGCGACCGGCTGCGGGCCCGCCAGGCCGACATTCAGCCCCTGAACCTGAAAGTCGCCTATCAGCGGCCCTGCGCCTCCCGACTGACCCCATGGAAGGAGCCCCTGCTGGACGAAATTTTCGAGTTGATCGGCCTCACCCGCGTGAACCGCCGTTATGACCGGGACAACGCCATGTGCTGCGGACAGGACATGCACGGTATCCAGAAGAGAGGCGACAAGTTCCCGGCCTTCAAAATGGAAAATATCCGTGATGCCCGCCAGGCCGGAGCCGAAGCCATGGTTTATCTCTGCCCCATGTGCCTGGACGCCCTGGGCAAACCGGCCCGTGAAAACGGGCTGCGCAACTACATGATTTCCGATCTGTGCCGGCTGGCCGTGGGTGAGACGCTGCCGGACGAGGCGAATCAAGTCCTATACGGCTGA
- a CDS encoding DUF4388 domain-containing protein — translation MSMIEAFFHVIEETNCPIYEEKDEFKFFGNALHLPNGKPMCTILVDDIKARIDEGEEVLSGGEDSGTFFCSGCTGKIRLQYEKGTEYVFEIEDPHENAKENIAKLLSTFSFFKTLKKHEVRYLIPFIRHKQFNKGDIIIQKGQPGKNLFVILAGMVEVLGNNDINIAFLGKGEIMGEMSLISGDAAGATIKAVEPTKVIFLNSRNFRRLLRKFPTLQMYFATLLSKRLSKTNTARSDELESGMSGNLTEMPPSELLQALNMNRKTGVLTFGLEGNRTAAITFKEGELVRAKHGNLVDKEAFWEVLRERKGRFKFVPGLPPEEESKSEIGQFMWLLMEGLSRMDEESYQQTEKKRFSE, via the coding sequence ATGAGCATGATTGAAGCCTTTTTCCATGTTATCGAAGAAACGAACTGCCCCATTTACGAGGAAAAGGACGAATTTAAGTTCTTCGGCAACGCCCTGCACCTGCCCAACGGCAAGCCCATGTGCACCATACTGGTGGACGATATCAAGGCCCGGATCGACGAGGGAGAAGAAGTCCTGTCCGGGGGGGAGGATTCCGGAACCTTTTTCTGCAGCGGGTGCACGGGTAAAATCCGGCTGCAATACGAAAAAGGGACGGAGTATGTTTTTGAAATCGAAGACCCTCATGAAAACGCCAAGGAAAATATCGCCAAGCTGTTAAGCACCTTCTCCTTCTTTAAAACCCTCAAAAAACACGAGGTACGCTACCTGATTCCCTTTATCCGGCACAAGCAGTTCAATAAGGGAGACATCATCATTCAAAAAGGCCAGCCTGGAAAAAATCTCTTTGTGATTCTTGCCGGTATGGTGGAAGTGCTCGGTAACAACGACATCAATATCGCCTTTCTCGGCAAGGGCGAGATCATGGGTGAAATGAGCCTGATCAGCGGGGACGCGGCCGGCGCCACCATTAAGGCCGTCGAACCGACCAAGGTGATCTTTCTAAACAGCCGCAATTTCCGGCGGCTGCTCAGAAAATTCCCGACCCTGCAGATGTATTTTGCCACCCTGCTGTCCAAGCGACTGTCCAAAACCAATACCGCCCGGTCAGATGAGCTGGAATCGGGCATGTCCGGCAACCTCACGGAAATGCCGCCTTCGGAACTGCTACAGGCCTTGAACATGAACCGCAAGACCGGGGTACTGACCTTCGGGCTGGAGGGGAACCGGACGGCCGCCATCACCTTCAAGGAGGGAGAACTCGTTCGCGCCAAACACGGCAACCTGGTCGACAAGGAGGCCTTCTGGGAGGTGTTGCGGGAAAGAAAAGGCCGTTTCAAATTTGTGCCGGGTCTGCCTCCGGAGGAAGAATCGAAGAGTGAAATCGGTCAGTTCATGTGGTTGCTGATGGAGGGACTGTCCCGCATGGACGAGGAATCCTATCAGCAAACCGAAAAAAAACGTTTCAGCGAGTAA
- a CDS encoding acetoacetate--CoA ligase has protein sequence MNNQLLWQPSQERIESTNMFRFMGRINEKYKTALAAYPELYQWSIDHIPEFWAEVWDFAGIVHSASYTRVVDDPARLPGAKWFAGARLNFAENLLRYRYERPAIIFSCEGGPVRRLTYAELYRQVARTAAALSAAGVRAGDRVAGFMPNIPETIIAMLAASSLGATWSSCSPDFGAKGVLDRFGQIAPKVLFAADGYVFKGKAIDSRPRVEEITASLPDLKRVVIVPYTAAEPDISGIRDSVLLSDFQDKTAETMDFVQLPFDHPHYIMYSSGTTGPPKSLVQGAGGVLIQQLKELLLHTGLKREDKIFYFTTCGWMMWNWLTCSLATGATVMLFDGNPFHPDPGVLWRYAQDEGFTVFGTSAGYLNALAATGLKPAEKFDLTRLKTMLSTGSPLSDEGFRFVYRDIKADLQLSSISGGTDINSCFVLGNPIGPVYAGEIQCRGLGVKVNAWNEDGRRVYNEPGELVCEAAIPSMPVFFWNDPDGKKYHSAYFDRFPGVWTHGDFISINDHGGAVIYGRSDATLNPGGVRIGTAEIYRQVEALEEVEDSLVIGQNWKNDVRVILFVKPAPGHVLDDALKQKIREAIRANASPRHVPAKILETPDIPYTLNMKKVELAVKRVVEGGKATNRDALKNPECLDYFAGLEELRRD, from the coding sequence ATGAATAACCAGCTTCTCTGGCAGCCGTCACAGGAAAGAATCGAATCCACCAACATGTTCCGGTTCATGGGCCGGATCAATGAAAAATACAAGACCGCCCTGGCCGCCTACCCGGAACTTTACCAGTGGTCCATCGACCATATCCCGGAATTCTGGGCCGAAGTGTGGGATTTTGCCGGCATCGTTCATTCCGCGTCCTACACCCGGGTGGTGGATGATCCGGCCCGCCTGCCCGGGGCCAAATGGTTTGCCGGCGCCAGGCTGAACTTTGCGGAAAACCTGCTGCGATACCGGTACGAGCGGCCGGCCATAATTTTTTCCTGCGAAGGCGGGCCGGTCCGGCGGCTGACCTATGCCGAACTTTACCGCCAGGTCGCCCGCACGGCCGCGGCCCTGTCCGCGGCGGGTGTTCGGGCCGGCGACCGGGTGGCCGGGTTCATGCCCAATATCCCGGAAACCATCATCGCCATGCTGGCCGCGTCCAGCCTCGGCGCCACCTGGTCCTCCTGCTCACCGGACTTCGGCGCCAAGGGCGTGCTGGACCGGTTCGGCCAGATCGCCCCGAAAGTCCTGTTCGCGGCCGACGGATATGTTTTCAAGGGGAAGGCCATCGACAGCCGTCCCCGGGTCGAGGAAATCACGGCCAGTCTGCCGGATTTGAAGCGCGTCGTCATCGTTCCCTACACCGCCGCGGAACCCGACATCAGCGGCATCCGCGACAGCGTGCTGCTGTCCGACTTCCAGGACAAAACGGCCGAGACGATGGACTTTGTCCAGCTGCCCTTTGATCATCCCCATTACATCATGTATTCCTCCGGCACCACCGGCCCGCCCAAGTCCCTGGTCCAGGGCGCGGGCGGCGTGCTCATTCAGCAGCTCAAGGAACTGCTCCTGCATACCGGCCTGAAACGCGAGGATAAGATTTTTTATTTCACCACCTGCGGCTGGATGATGTGGAACTGGCTGACCTGCTCCCTGGCCACCGGCGCCACGGTCATGCTCTTCGACGGCAACCCCTTTCACCCGGATCCGGGAGTACTGTGGCGTTATGCCCAGGACGAAGGGTTCACGGTCTTCGGCACCAGCGCCGGATACCTGAACGCCCTGGCGGCCACCGGGTTGAAACCGGCCGAAAAGTTTGATCTTACGCGGCTGAAAACCATGCTTTCCACCGGTTCTCCATTAAGCGACGAAGGATTTCGTTTCGTGTACCGGGACATCAAGGCCGACCTGCAACTCTCCTCCATTTCCGGGGGCACGGACATCAACAGCTGTTTCGTGCTGGGCAATCCCATCGGCCCGGTTTATGCCGGAGAAATCCAGTGCCGGGGCCTGGGCGTCAAGGTCAACGCCTGGAACGAGGACGGCCGGCGCGTTTATAACGAACCCGGCGAACTGGTCTGCGAGGCAGCCATCCCCTCCATGCCGGTCTTCTTCTGGAACGATCCGGACGGGAAGAAATATCATAGCGCCTATTTCGACCGTTTTCCCGGCGTCTGGACTCACGGGGACTTTATTTCCATCAATGACCACGGCGGCGCTGTCATTTACGGCCGCTCCGACGCCACCCTCAATCCCGGCGGCGTTCGCATTGGCACCGCTGAAATCTACCGCCAGGTGGAAGCCCTGGAAGAGGTCGAGGACAGCCTGGTCATCGGCCAGAACTGGAAGAACGACGTGAGGGTGATTCTCTTTGTCAAGCCGGCGCCGGGACACGTTCTGGACGATGCACTGAAACAGAAAATTCGGGAGGCCATCCGGGCAAACGCCTCGCCGCGGCATGTGCCGGCCAAAATCCTGGAGACGCCGGACATCCCCTACACGCTGAATATGAAAAAAGTGGAGCTGGCCGTCAAGCGGGTGGTGGAAGGCGGTAAGGCCACCAACCGGGATGCCCTGAAAAACCCGGAATGCCTTGATTATTTCGCCGGCCTGGAGGAGTTGCGCCGGGATTAG
- the queF gene encoding preQ(1) synthase, which yields MKQKLYNAPTTIQAPDTVRADMLEAMDYAYAGKRAIDIEILQPEFTSVCPMTGLPDFGRITITYTPRRKIIELKSLKYYLMQYRNVGIFYEHVVNKILDDLSGALSPARMTVTGEFTSRGGISTTVTATGASRTKKQTMRSAK from the coding sequence ATGAAACAGAAGCTCTACAACGCGCCGACAACCATTCAAGCGCCCGACACGGTAAGGGCGGATATGCTGGAAGCCATGGACTACGCCTACGCGGGGAAGCGGGCCATTGACATCGAAATCCTTCAGCCCGAATTTACCTCCGTCTGCCCCATGACCGGCTTGCCTGACTTCGGCCGCATTACCATCACCTACACGCCGCGTCGGAAAATTATTGAACTCAAATCCTTGAAATACTACCTGATGCAATACCGGAACGTGGGAATCTTCTATGAGCATGTCGTCAATAAAATCCTGGATGATCTATCCGGCGCCCTGTCCCCGGCGCGCATGACGGTGACCGGTGAATTCACCTCCCGCGGCGGCATATCCACCACGGTGACGGCAACGGGAGCATCCCGGACGAAAAAACAAACCATGAGGTCAGCCAAATGA
- a CDS encoding GMC family oxidoreductase — protein sequence MNASSKRYDVIVVGTGPGGATVARELARAGKSVLMLERGSYPNLRGVFWQYALMQCFPFKSMLFTSELVGMVRGIVTGGSSVFYYGTCFDIPFKMLESYGIDASKEADEIKKEVPVGPLSDEVMGAKAKLIMKSARELGYDWKKLNKFMYQERWDRKTQKFGNFYYGDPNDVKWNARIFVDDAVKHRAELINNARVREVIIKDGRAVGVRYTQGGTACEAFAEKVVVSAGGIGSPLILRQSGIREAGYDFFFDPLISVAGYVDGVKDENEIPMSAGIHFGEEGFVMTDMALPNMLNTIFSLSGFRPHRCFSHKNVVRIMVKVRDDLGGCLTDHEGIRKRLVKGDREKLKMGYEHARKILKNAGATGIHKTWILAAHPGGTVKIGELLDSDLKTKQFDNLYVCDCSVIPKAWGLPPTYTILALGKRLGKHLLK from the coding sequence ATGAACGCCAGTAGTAAACGATATGACGTCATTGTAGTCGGTACCGGTCCGGGAGGGGCGACCGTCGCCAGAGAGTTAGCCCGGGCGGGTAAATCCGTATTGATGCTGGAGCGCGGCTCGTATCCCAACCTGCGCGGCGTGTTCTGGCAATATGCCCTGATGCAGTGCTTCCCGTTTAAGAGCATGCTGTTTACCAGCGAGCTGGTCGGCATGGTGCGGGGTATTGTCACCGGAGGCAGTTCCGTCTTCTATTACGGAACCTGCTTTGATATCCCATTTAAGATGTTGGAATCTTACGGAATTGATGCCTCTAAAGAGGCCGATGAAATTAAGAAGGAAGTTCCCGTGGGGCCGCTGTCTGATGAGGTGATGGGCGCCAAAGCCAAGCTTATCATGAAGAGCGCCCGGGAACTGGGGTATGACTGGAAGAAGCTCAACAAGTTCATGTATCAGGAGCGATGGGACCGGAAGACCCAGAAGTTCGGCAATTTTTATTATGGCGATCCCAACGATGTCAAATGGAACGCCCGGATTTTTGTCGATGATGCCGTTAAACATCGCGCTGAGCTGATCAACAACGCCCGGGTCAGAGAAGTGATCATCAAAGACGGTCGGGCCGTGGGGGTACGCTATACCCAGGGCGGCACCGCCTGTGAAGCCTTCGCGGAAAAAGTCGTCGTCAGCGCCGGCGGCATCGGGTCCCCTCTGATCCTGAGGCAGAGCGGCATCAGGGAGGCGGGCTATGACTTCTTCTTTGACCCGCTCATTTCCGTGGCCGGCTATGTGGATGGCGTCAAGGATGAGAATGAGATTCCCATGTCCGCCGGGATTCATTTTGGTGAGGAAGGGTTTGTCATGACCGATATGGCCCTGCCGAACATGCTCAACACCATCTTCTCCCTGTCCGGGTTCCGGCCCCACCGGTGTTTTTCCCATAAGAATGTCGTTCGGATCATGGTTAAGGTCAGAGACGATCTGGGGGGATGCCTGACCGATCATGAAGGCATCAGGAAACGGCTGGTGAAAGGGGACCGGGAAAAGCTGAAAATGGGTTACGAGCACGCCCGGAAAATTTTGAAGAATGCCGGGGCCACCGGGATTCACAAGACCTGGATCCTGGCCGCGCACCCCGGAGGCACGGTCAAAATCGGCGAACTGCTCGATTCCGATCTCAAGACCAAGCAATTTGACAACCTGTATGTCTGCGACTGCTCCGTTATTCCCAAGGCATGGGGGTTGCCGCCGACTTACACGATTCTCGCCCTGGGCAAACGACTGGGAAAACATCTTTTGAAATAG
- a CDS encoding nitroreductase family protein, protein MIETLRKRRSIRAYHRDRPITPEHLDILKEALLRSPSSREIRPWSFVLVQDRGLLGKLSRAKPHGAGFLKDAALGIVVCGDSTQSDVWIEDCAIAAVIAHLAAASIGLGSCWVQIRQRHHDEHLTAEQYVQRLLSLPEHVRVLSIIAVGHAAEDLPGVPVDDLPTDKFTSR, encoded by the coding sequence TTGATAGAAACCCTTAGAAAACGTCGCAGCATCAGAGCGTATCACCGGGACCGGCCGATCACGCCGGAACATCTGGACATCCTCAAGGAGGCGTTGCTGCGTTCCCCGTCTTCACGTGAGATCCGGCCGTGGTCCTTTGTTCTGGTCCAGGATCGAGGCCTGCTGGGAAAATTGTCGCGGGCCAAGCCCCACGGGGCCGGCTTCCTCAAGGACGCGGCCCTGGGTATCGTGGTCTGCGGGGACAGCACCCAGTCGGATGTCTGGATTGAGGACTGCGCCATAGCGGCCGTCATCGCCCATCTGGCCGCCGCTTCCATCGGCCTGGGCAGCTGCTGGGTCCAGATCCGCCAGCGCCATCACGACGAGCATCTTACCGCCGAGCAGTATGTTCAGCGGCTGCTTTCTCTCCCGGAACATGTGCGGGTCCTCTCGATTATCGCCGTCGGTCACGCGGCCGAAGACCTGCCCGGCGTTCCCGTTGACGACCTGCCGACCGACAAGTTTACTTCGCGTTAA
- a CDS encoding ATP-dependent 6-phosphofructokinase, whose translation MSGRMRIAINTGGGDAPGLNAVIEAVVMSAWNRNWEVYGIRQGYQGLLDTDEIMQLTPDKVKNISSIGGTILGTTNKGNPFEMPVENAAGEVETRDVSDRVVRNFKRLGFDCLIAVGGDGSLKIAHDFFKKGIPVIGVPKTIDNDMAGTVATFGFDTAVSIATEAIDRLHSTAKSHDRVMVVEVMGRHAGWIALNSGLSGGARAILIPEIPFDIDVVCDHIMKDELQGTRYAIVVAAEGAKPVGGQITHRGGGEKGRQDVLLGGIGNAVAEAISQKTGKDTRSLVLGHLQRGGSPTTFDRLLALRFGAAAMRLVEEKKFGHMVALNPPRIDAVPLETVVGSFRGVPLDSDSIQTARDIGISFGEVASAV comes from the coding sequence ATGTCAGGAAGAATGCGCATTGCCATCAATACCGGCGGCGGAGACGCGCCGGGGCTAAACGCGGTCATCGAGGCGGTGGTTATGTCGGCCTGGAACCGCAACTGGGAAGTATACGGCATCCGCCAGGGGTACCAGGGGTTGCTGGATACCGATGAAATCATGCAGCTGACGCCGGACAAGGTGAAAAATATTTCCAGTATCGGCGGTACCATTCTGGGCACCACCAACAAGGGCAATCCCTTTGAGATGCCGGTGGAAAACGCGGCCGGGGAGGTGGAAACCCGGGACGTTTCTGACCGGGTGGTGCGCAATTTCAAACGCCTGGGGTTTGACTGCCTGATCGCCGTGGGCGGGGACGGCAGCCTGAAGATCGCCCATGACTTTTTCAAAAAGGGCATACCCGTCATCGGGGTGCCCAAAACCATCGACAACGATATGGCCGGCACGGTGGCCACCTTTGGTTTTGATACGGCCGTCAGCATCGCCACGGAGGCCATTGACCGTCTTCATTCCACGGCCAAATCCCACGACCGGGTCATGGTGGTGGAGGTCATGGGCCGGCATGCCGGCTGGATCGCCCTGAACAGCGGCCTTTCCGGCGGGGCCAGGGCCATTCTGATCCCGGAAATTCCGTTTGATATCGACGTGGTCTGCGATCATATCATGAAGGACGAACTGCAGGGGACGCGTTACGCCATTGTGGTCGCGGCCGAGGGTGCCAAGCCGGTCGGCGGGCAGATCACGCACCGGGGCGGCGGCGAGAAGGGCCGCCAGGACGTGCTGCTGGGCGGAATCGGCAATGCCGTGGCCGAGGCCATCAGCCAGAAGACCGGCAAGGACACCCGCTCACTGGTGCTGGGCCATCTGCAGCGCGGCGGGTCACCGACGACCTTTGACCGGCTGCTGGCCCTGCGGTTCGGCGCGGCCGCCATGCGGCTGGTGGAAGAAAAGAAGTTCGGTCACATGGTGGCCTTAAATCCCCCGCGAATCGACGCCGTTCCCCTGGAAACGGTGGTCGGATCCTTCCGGGGTGTGCCCCTGGACAGCGACAGCATTCAGACCGCCCGGGACATCGGCATTTCGTTTGGTGAAGTCGCTTCAGCCGTATAG
- a CDS encoding XRE family transcriptional regulator, with product MDKPYEPPHISVDYFEDLTGEIKSGATAVREERVGERIQRLRTDKGVSLEALADATGCSAEELAAYENGTAQPQLGALMKLSRALDTVFGKLLSGEGDKDFAVIRKETGIPVERSATEGQKKVYSYFSLGSRVKGRHMEPLIVHLEESPHGKPSVHDGEEFIHVLEGSVRLVIDRETHELEPGDSVYYKSTVPHLIASARGKAVILAVLYE from the coding sequence ATGGATAAGCCATATGAACCGCCGCATATCAGCGTCGACTATTTTGAAGACCTGACCGGTGAAATCAAATCGGGGGCAACCGCCGTCAGAGAGGAACGCGTCGGGGAACGCATCCAGCGGTTGCGGACGGACAAGGGCGTATCGCTGGAAGCCCTTGCGGATGCCACCGGCTGTTCAGCGGAAGAACTGGCGGCCTATGAAAACGGTACGGCCCAGCCTCAGCTCGGCGCCCTGATGAAACTTTCCCGTGCCCTGGACACGGTCTTCGGCAAACTGCTCTCCGGCGAGGGCGACAAGGATTTCGCCGTCATCCGCAAGGAAACCGGCATTCCCGTGGAGCGGTCGGCCACGGAAGGGCAGAAAAAGGTCTACAGCTATTTCAGCCTCGGCAGCCGTGTCAAGGGCCGGCACATGGAGCCGCTGATCGTCCACCTGGAGGAAAGCCCCCACGGCAAACCGTCGGTCCATGACGGCGAAGAGTTCATCCATGTACTGGAAGGCAGCGTCAGGTTGGTTATCGATCGGGAGACGCATGAACTGGAGCCGGGCGACAGCGTCTACTACAAATCAACCGTGCCCCATTTGATCGCCTCCGCCCGGGGCAAAGCGGTCATTCTGGCGGTATTATATGAATAA
- the map gene encoding type I methionyl aminopeptidase yields the protein MKHRKRGTLATGKVMLCPCGSGQKYAKCCLLSSEGAKRLEKVYQDRFEIRVKTREEIEGIRKAGRLAMDTLDMVEEALKPGMTTEEINTLVHEFTLRHNAVPAPLNYRGFPKSVCVSINEVVCHGIPGNRVIEEGDIVNVDVTPILNGYYADVNKTYFVGAPGKDALKIVNVTRGCLKSALSMVAPGKTIGDIGWAIQNHVEQRGCSVVREFVGHGVGLDFHEPPQVPHYGRRGEGIMLIPGMVFTIEPMINLGRKEIRILADNWTAVTRDGSLSAQFEQTIVVTGDGFESLTPYDL from the coding sequence ATGAAACACAGAAAAAGAGGCACCCTGGCGACCGGGAAGGTCATGTTATGCCCCTGCGGCAGCGGGCAGAAATACGCAAAATGCTGCCTGCTTTCGTCAGAGGGGGCGAAGCGGCTGGAAAAGGTGTATCAGGACCGGTTTGAGATCAGGGTCAAGACCCGGGAGGAGATCGAGGGGATCCGCAAAGCCGGTCGCCTTGCCATGGACACCCTTGACATGGTTGAAGAAGCGCTTAAGCCGGGGATGACGACTGAAGAGATCAATACACTGGTCCATGAGTTTACCTTAAGACATAATGCCGTTCCAGCGCCTCTTAATTACCGGGGATTTCCAAAAAGCGTCTGCGTTTCGATCAATGAGGTGGTCTGTCACGGCATACCCGGAAACCGCGTCATAGAAGAGGGCGATATCGTCAACGTGGATGTTACCCCCATCCTGAACGGGTACTATGCCGACGTGAACAAGACGTATTTTGTAGGCGCTCCCGGAAAGGATGCCCTCAAGATCGTTAATGTCACCCGGGGATGCCTGAAAAGCGCCCTATCAATGGTGGCGCCCGGGAAAACCATCGGCGACATCGGCTGGGCCATCCAGAATCATGTGGAACAGCGGGGGTGCTCCGTGGTCAGGGAGTTCGTGGGGCACGGGGTAGGACTGGATTTTCACGAACCGCCGCAGGTGCCCCATTACGGGAGAAGGGGCGAGGGAATCATGCTGATTCCCGGCATGGTGTTCACCATTGAGCCCATGATTAATCTGGGCAGAAAAGAAATCCGCATTCTCGCCGATAACTGGACCGCCGTCACCCGGGACGGCTCCCTGTCCGCGCAGTTCGAGCAGACCATTGTCGTGACGGGTGACGGATTTGAAAGCCTGACCCCTTACGATCTGTAG
- a CDS encoding acyl-CoA dehydrogenase family protein yields MDFDLSREQTMVRKEVRAFARAEIAPIASELDEKETFSPELTRKMGEIGLLGMFVSGQYGGQAMDYLSYIIAVEEIARVDGSQAATIAAGNSLGIGPLYYFGSEEQKQKYLPKLCRGEGLWGFGLTEPSAGSDAGGSKTNAVRDGNEWVINGSKIFITNAACELSLGVTVQAITGVRDNGKPEYSCFIVEHGTPGFEARAMHGKMMWRASNTAELYFNDVRVPDKNLLGKKGDGFHQMLATLDGGRLSIGAMGLGGADGAFELALKYAQKREQFGQPISKFQAIAFKLADCATEIECARNLLYKACWLRNNHRPFAREAAMAKLYCSETMGRVVDRAVQIHGGYGLMKDYQVERFYRDQKLLDIGEGTSEIQRLVISRYIGC; encoded by the coding sequence ATGGATTTTGATCTTTCCAGGGAACAGACCATGGTTCGCAAGGAGGTCCGAGCCTTTGCCAGGGCGGAGATCGCGCCGATCGCCTCCGAGCTGGATGAAAAAGAAACTTTTTCCCCGGAACTGACCCGCAAGATGGGCGAGATCGGCCTGCTGGGCATGTTCGTGTCCGGCCAGTACGGCGGTCAGGCCATGGATTATCTTTCCTACATCATCGCCGTGGAGGAGATCGCCCGGGTGGACGGCTCCCAGGCAGCCACCATTGCCGCCGGGAATTCCCTGGGCATCGGACCGCTTTACTATTTCGGCAGCGAAGAGCAGAAGCAGAAATACCTGCCCAAACTCTGCCGGGGAGAAGGGCTGTGGGGTTTCGGACTGACCGAACCCTCGGCCGGTTCCGATGCCGGCGGCAGCAAGACCAATGCCGTCAGGGACGGCAATGAATGGGTCATCAACGGCTCCAAGATCTTTATCACCAACGCCGCCTGCGAACTCTCTCTGGGCGTGACCGTGCAGGCTATCACCGGCGTGCGGGACAACGGCAAGCCGGAATACAGCTGTTTTATCGTCGAGCACGGCACGCCGGGCTTTGAGGCCAGGGCCATGCACGGCAAGATGATGTGGCGCGCCTCCAACACGGCCGAGCTCTATTTTAACGACGTGCGGGTGCCGGATAAAAACCTGCTGGGCAAAAAAGGGGACGGGTTCCATCAGATGCTGGCCACCCTGGACGGCGGCCGGCTCTCCATCGGGGCCATGGGCCTGGGTGGGGCCGACGGCGCCTTTGAGCTGGCTTTAAAATACGCCCAGAAAAGAGAGCAGTTCGGTCAGCCCATCAGCAAGTTTCAGGCCATCGCCTTTAAGCTGGCCGACTGTGCCACGGAAATCGAGTGCGCCCGGAACCTGCTCTACAAAGCCTGCTGGCTGCGGAACAACCACCGGCCCTTTGCCAGGGAGGCGGCCATGGCCAAGCTCTACTGTTCCGAAACCATGGGCCGCGTCGTCGACCGGGCCGTGCAGATTCACGGCGGGTACGGTCTGATGAAGGATTATCAGGTGGAACGGTTTTACCGGGACCAGAAACTGCTGGACATCGGTGAAGGCACCTCGGAAATTCAGCGGCTGGTGATCTCCCGTTATATCGGATGCTAA